The proteins below are encoded in one region of Eulemur rufifrons isolate Redbay chromosome 2, OSU_ERuf_1, whole genome shotgun sequence:
- the TUBB4A gene encoding tubulin beta-4A chain isoform X7 — MREIVHLQAGQCGNQIGAKFWEVISDEHGIDPTGTYHGDSDLQLERINLTHSLGGGTGSGMGTLLISKIREEFPDRIMNTFSVVPSPKVSDTVVEPYNATLSVHQLVENTDETYCIDNEALYDICFRTLKLTTPTYGDLNHLVSATMSGVTTCLRFPGQLNADLRKLAVNMVPFPRLHFFMPGFAPLTSRGSQQYRALTVPELTQQMFDAKNMMAACDPRHGRYLTVAAVFRGRMSMKEVDEQMLSVQSKNSSYFVEWIPNNVKTAVCDIPPRGLKMAATFIGNSTAIQELFKRISEQFTAMFRRKAFLHWYTGEGMDEMEFTEAESNMNDLVSEYQQYQDATAEEGEFEEEAEEEVA, encoded by the exons ATGCGGGAGATCGTGCACCTGCAGGCCGGCCAGTGCGGCAACCAGATCGGGGCCAAG TTTTGGGAGGTGATCAGCGACGAACATGGCATCGACCCCACCGGCACCTACCATGGGGACAGTGACCTGCAGCTGGAGAGAATCAAT CTGACCCACTCTCTGGGCGGTGGCACCGGCTCGGGCATGGGCACCCTGCTCATCAGCAAGATCCGCGAGGAGTTCCCAGACAGGATCATGAACACCTTCAGCGTGGTGCCCTCGCCCAAGGTGTCCGATACGGTGGTAGAGCCCTACAACGCCACCCTGTCCGTGCACCAGCTGGTGGAGAACACGGATGAGACCTACTGCATTGACAACGAGGCCCTCTATGACATCTGCTTCCGCACCCTCAAGCTGACCACGCCGACCTACGGGGACCTCAACCACCTGGTGTCGGCCACCATGAGTGGGGTCACCACCTGCCTGCGCTTTCCAGGCCAGCTCAACGCAGACCTGCGCAAGCTGGCCGTGAACATGGTGCCCTTCCCGCGCCTGCACTTCTTCATGCCCGGCTTCGCGCCCCTGACCAGCCGGGGCAGCCAGCAGTACCGCGCCCTGACGGTGCCCGAGCTCACCCAGCAGATGTTCGACGCCAAGAACATGATGGCCGCCTGCGACCCGCGCCACGGCCGCTACCTGACCGTGGCCGCGGTGTTCCGGGGCCGCATGTCCATGAAGGAGGTGGACGAACAGATGTTGAGTGTGCAAAGCAAGAACAGCAGCTACTTCGTGGAGTGGATCCCCAACAACGTCAAGACAGCCGTGTGCGACATCCCGCCCCGCGGCCTGAAGATGGCGGCCACCTTCATCGGCAACAGCACCGCCATCCAGGAGCTGTTCAAGCGCATCTCCGAGCAGTTCACGGCCATGTTCCGCCGCAAGGCCTTCCTGCACTGGTACACGGGCGAGGGCATGGACGAGATGGAGTTCACCGAGGCCGAGAGCAACATGAACGACCTGGTGTCCGAGTACCAGCAGTACCAGGATGCCACCGCCGAGGAGGGCGAGTTCGaggaggaggccgaggaggaggtGGCCTAG